In Microbacterium pumilum, the following proteins share a genomic window:
- a CDS encoding bifunctional methylenetetrahydrofolate dehydrogenase/methenyltetrahydrofolate cyclohydrolase: MTAQVLDGRAAAAAIKDELAERVAALKARGITPGIATVLVGADPASQLYVGMKHKQSEAIGMNSIQRELPAEATQAEVEALIDELNADPECHGYIVQLPLPKHIDTDAILERIDPSKDADGLHPTNLGRLVLNVNHPITTPLPCTPRGVIELLLRNGYDLKGKDVVVIGRGVTIGRSIGLLLTRREYNSTVTLTHTGTADLADHLRGADVIVAAAGVKHIVRAEDVKPGAAVLDVGVTREVDTETGKSKVFGDVHPDVAEVAGFLSPNPGGVGPMTVALLMTNVVEAAERSAGPGR; this comes from the coding sequence ATGACCGCACAGGTTCTCGACGGACGCGCTGCCGCGGCGGCGATCAAGGACGAGCTCGCCGAGCGTGTCGCAGCGTTGAAGGCGCGCGGCATCACGCCTGGCATCGCGACGGTGCTCGTGGGCGCCGACCCGGCCTCGCAGCTGTATGTCGGGATGAAGCACAAGCAGTCCGAGGCTATCGGCATGAACTCCATCCAGCGGGAGCTTCCCGCCGAGGCGACGCAGGCCGAGGTCGAGGCGCTGATCGACGAGCTCAACGCCGACCCGGAGTGCCACGGCTACATCGTGCAGCTGCCGCTGCCGAAGCACATCGACACCGACGCGATCCTCGAGCGGATCGATCCGAGCAAGGATGCCGACGGCCTGCACCCGACCAACCTCGGGCGCCTCGTGCTGAACGTGAACCACCCGATAACGACCCCGCTGCCCTGCACGCCGCGCGGCGTGATCGAGCTGCTGCTGCGCAACGGCTACGACCTGAAGGGCAAGGACGTGGTCGTCATCGGCCGCGGCGTGACGATCGGTCGTTCGATCGGGCTGCTGCTGACGCGCAGGGAGTACAACTCCACCGTCACGCTGACCCACACCGGCACCGCCGACCTCGCGGACCACCTTCGCGGGGCCGATGTCATCGTGGCTGCGGCGGGCGTCAAGCACATCGTGCGGGCCGAGGATGTCAAGCCGGGCGCGGCGGTGCTGGATGTGGGCGTGACGCGCGAGGTCGACACCGAGACCGGCAAGAGCAAGGTCTTCGGCGATGTGCATCCGGATGTCGCCGAGGTCGCCGGATTCCTCTCGCCCAACCCCGGGGGTGTCGGACCGATGACCGTGGCGCTGCTCATGACGAACGTGGTCGAGGCCGCGGAGCGCTCCGCCGGCCCCGGTCGTTGA
- a CDS encoding beta-N-acetylhexosaminidase yields the protein MPLPSVVPAPTSIESAAGESFSLGAGTPITGDPDAAAALTAVIGARTGLTFTTGSPDARATGTVELTVTAGGAPESYRIEVDDASVVVTGADAAGLFYGVQTLTQLVAPEGDGWIVPAVVIEDAPRFAYRGVMLDVARHFHPVETVKAYIDRAAGLKLNALHLHLSDDQGWRIHLDSRPKLTELASGTAVGGDSGGFYTKADYREIVEYAASRHMIVVPEIDMPGHTHAVGLAYPELAEAPVLNDQMLDQSQGEGIAAPAAGSPYEGTVVGFSSLKIHDEATYDFIADVFGELAAMTPGPYVHLGGDESLGTEPDDFAEFVARASDIIADLGKTPIAWHEAGDSPDLADSTIGQYWGFVTPTDGMDETARGFVENGAQLILSPADAIYLDMKYAADAPLGLTWANGPTSVERAYSWEPADVIPGIEEGDILGVEAPMWAETVRTLHDIDQLAFPRIAAAAEAAWSPPTGASRLRTWESFRKRVGALGPLWTSLGIGFHSSDEIPWAAE from the coding sequence GTGCCACTGCCATCCGTCGTCCCCGCCCCCACCTCGATCGAGTCCGCTGCCGGCGAGTCGTTCTCGCTCGGCGCCGGCACGCCGATCACAGGCGATCCGGATGCCGCGGCCGCTCTGACGGCCGTCATCGGCGCCCGCACCGGTCTGACCTTCACCACCGGTTCGCCGGATGCCCGCGCCACAGGCACCGTCGAGCTCACGGTCACGGCGGGCGGCGCACCCGAGTCGTACCGCATCGAGGTCGATGACGCATCCGTCGTGGTCACCGGCGCCGACGCCGCGGGGCTGTTCTACGGCGTCCAGACCCTGACCCAGCTCGTCGCTCCTGAAGGCGACGGTTGGATCGTGCCTGCCGTCGTGATCGAAGACGCGCCGAGGTTCGCCTACCGCGGCGTGATGCTCGACGTCGCGCGTCACTTCCACCCTGTCGAGACCGTCAAGGCGTACATCGACCGCGCAGCGGGCCTCAAGCTGAACGCTCTCCATCTGCACCTCAGCGACGACCAGGGCTGGCGAATCCACCTCGACTCGCGGCCGAAGCTCACCGAACTCGCATCCGGCACCGCCGTCGGCGGCGACTCGGGCGGCTTCTACACGAAGGCCGACTATCGCGAGATCGTCGAGTACGCGGCATCCCGGCACATGATCGTGGTACCCGAGATCGACATGCCAGGTCACACGCATGCCGTGGGCCTCGCCTACCCCGAGCTCGCCGAAGCGCCCGTGCTCAACGATCAGATGCTCGACCAGTCGCAGGGCGAGGGGATCGCGGCCCCCGCCGCAGGCAGCCCGTACGAGGGCACGGTCGTCGGGTTCTCGTCGCTGAAGATCCATGACGAGGCCACCTACGACTTCATCGCCGACGTATTCGGCGAGCTCGCCGCCATGACTCCGGGACCCTATGTGCACCTCGGCGGCGACGAGTCACTGGGCACGGAGCCCGACGACTTCGCCGAGTTCGTCGCGCGCGCGAGCGACATCATCGCCGACCTCGGCAAGACGCCGATCGCGTGGCATGAGGCCGGCGACTCGCCGGACCTCGCGGACTCGACGATCGGGCAGTACTGGGGCTTCGTGACCCCGACGGACGGCATGGACGAGACGGCCCGCGGATTCGTGGAGAACGGCGCGCAGCTGATCCTCTCGCCCGCCGATGCGATCTACCTCGACATGAAGTACGCCGCCGACGCGCCGTTGGGTCTCACGTGGGCCAATGGGCCGACGAGCGTCGAGCGCGCGTATTCGTGGGAGCCGGCGGATGTCATCCCGGGCATCGAAGAGGGCGACATCCTGGGAGTGGAAGCACCCATGTGGGCTGAGACCGTCCGCACGCTCCACGACATCGATCAGCTGGCGTTTCCTCGTATCGCCGCGGCCGCCGAGGCGGCATGGTCGCCGCCGACGGGGGCGAGTCGGCTGCGTACGTGGGAGTCGTTCCGGAAGAGGGTGGGTGCGCTCGGCCCGCTATGGACGAGCCTCGGGATCGGGTTCCATTCCTCTGACGAGATCCCTTGGGCTGCGGAATGA
- the glyA gene encoding serine hydroxymethyltransferase, with translation MTDQFFNAPLSEVDPEIAQVLERELERQRGFLEMIASENFVPVSVLQSQGSVLTNKYAEGYPGRRYYGGCEEVDVAEELAVARAKSLFGAEFANVQPHSGATANAAVLHAIARPGDTLLGLSLDQGGHLTHGMKINFSGRLYNIVAYGVDPETSLIDMDEVRRLAIEHQPKVIIAGWSAYPRQLDFEAFRAIADEVGALLWVDMAHFAGLVAAGLHPNPVPHAHVVSSTVHKTIGGPRSGFILTNDADIAKKINSAVFPGQQGGPLMHVIAAKATAFKLAATPEFKERQERVLSGAHILAERLSQQDVKDAGIAVRSGGTDVHLVLVDLRDAEIDGKQAEDLLHEIRITVNRNAVPNDPRPPMVTSGLRIGTPALATRGFGDAEFTEVADVIALALLPGADVEALRTRVGALTAAFPLYPGLQQ, from the coding sequence ATGACCGACCAGTTCTTCAACGCCCCCCTCTCCGAGGTCGATCCCGAGATCGCGCAGGTACTCGAGCGCGAGCTCGAACGCCAGCGCGGGTTCCTCGAGATGATCGCCTCCGAGAACTTCGTTCCGGTCTCGGTGCTGCAGTCGCAGGGCTCGGTGCTCACGAACAAGTACGCCGAGGGCTACCCGGGACGCCGCTACTACGGCGGCTGCGAAGAGGTGGATGTCGCAGAGGAACTCGCCGTCGCGCGCGCCAAGTCGCTGTTCGGGGCCGAGTTCGCGAACGTGCAGCCCCACTCGGGTGCGACCGCCAATGCTGCCGTCCTACACGCCATCGCCCGTCCCGGCGACACGCTGCTGGGACTGTCGCTCGATCAGGGCGGCCATCTCACCCATGGCATGAAGATCAACTTCTCCGGCCGGCTGTACAACATCGTCGCTTACGGCGTAGACCCCGAGACGTCGCTCATCGACATGGACGAGGTGCGACGCCTCGCGATCGAGCACCAGCCGAAGGTCATCATCGCGGGTTGGTCGGCATACCCGCGTCAGCTGGACTTCGAGGCGTTCCGTGCGATCGCCGACGAGGTCGGCGCGCTGCTCTGGGTCGACATGGCGCACTTCGCCGGCCTCGTGGCCGCGGGCCTGCATCCGAACCCGGTGCCGCACGCGCACGTCGTGTCGTCGACCGTGCACAAGACGATCGGCGGTCCGCGCTCGGGCTTCATCCTCACGAATGACGCCGACATCGCGAAGAAGATCAACTCCGCCGTGTTCCCGGGCCAGCAGGGCGGCCCGCTGATGCACGTGATCGCGGCGAAGGCGACCGCGTTCAAACTCGCGGCAACCCCGGAGTTCAAGGAGCGCCAGGAGCGGGTCCTGAGCGGCGCCCACATCCTCGCCGAGCGGCTCTCCCAGCAGGACGTGAAGGATGCCGGCATCGCCGTGCGCTCGGGCGGCACCGACGTGCACCTCGTGCTGGTCGACCTGCGCGATGCCGAGATCGACGGCAAGCAGGCCGAGGATCTGCTGCACGAGATCCGCATCACGGTCAATCGCAACGCCGTTCCCAACGACCCTCGCCCGCCGATGGTGACCTCCGGCCTTCGCATCGGAACTCCCGCTCTCGCGACCCGCGGGTTCGGCGACGCCGAGTTCACCGAGGTCGCCGACGTCATCGCCCTCGCCCTTCTGCCGGGTGCCGATGTCGAGGCGCTCCGCACGCGCGTCGGCGCGCTGACGGCGGCGTTCCCGCTCTATCCGGGACTCCAGCAGTAG